From the genome of Streptacidiphilus rugosus AM-16, one region includes:
- the aspA gene encoding aspartate ammonia-lyase: MTAPAGPPHRTEHDLLGDREVPAEAYYGVHTLRAVENFPLTGTPISAHTELVVALACVKQAAAQANQELGLLDRRRADAIVRACQEIRAGHLHDEFVVDVIQGGAGTSTNMNANEVVANRALELLGHPRGAYRHLHPLEHVNLSQSTNDAYPTAVRIALQAGTRQLCATLTALADAFSAKAAEFAPVLKMGRTQLQDAVPMTLGQEFGAFAVTIREDVERLTEAAALLLEINLGGTAIGTGLNAPERYPALVCARLRELTDLPLSTAPDLVEATWDVGAFVQLSGVLKRVAVKLSKICNDLRLLSSGPRTGLGEICLPAVQAGSSIMPGKVNPVVPEAVNQVAFRVIGHDVTVTLAAEAGQLQLNAFEPVIAHSLLDSLALLTSACWTLTERCVTGITADQERLRGYVDHSIGTVTALNPFIGYTAATEVAAEALATGRSVRALVLERGLLTQEQLDRLLRPENLTAPSHRP; this comes from the coding sequence GTGACGGCCCCGGCCGGCCCGCCGCACCGCACGGAGCACGACCTGCTCGGCGACCGCGAGGTCCCGGCCGAGGCCTACTACGGCGTGCACACCCTGCGAGCGGTGGAGAACTTCCCGCTCACCGGAACCCCGATCAGCGCCCACACCGAACTCGTCGTCGCTCTCGCCTGCGTCAAGCAGGCCGCCGCGCAGGCCAACCAGGAGCTGGGCCTGCTCGACCGGCGCCGCGCCGACGCCATCGTCCGGGCCTGCCAGGAGATCCGGGCCGGGCACCTGCACGACGAGTTCGTCGTCGACGTCATCCAGGGCGGCGCGGGCACGTCCACCAACATGAACGCCAACGAGGTCGTGGCCAACCGCGCCCTGGAACTCCTCGGCCACCCGCGGGGCGCCTATCGGCACCTGCATCCGCTGGAGCACGTCAACCTGAGCCAGAGCACCAACGACGCCTACCCGACGGCCGTCAGGATCGCCCTGCAGGCCGGTACGCGTCAGCTGTGCGCGACGCTGACCGCGCTGGCCGACGCCTTCTCGGCGAAGGCGGCCGAGTTCGCGCCGGTGCTGAAGATGGGCCGCACCCAGCTCCAGGACGCGGTGCCGATGACCCTGGGGCAGGAGTTCGGCGCCTTCGCGGTCACGATCAGGGAGGACGTCGAACGGCTCACCGAGGCGGCGGCACTGCTGCTGGAGATCAACCTCGGCGGCACGGCGATCGGCACCGGCCTCAACGCGCCCGAACGCTACCCGGCGCTGGTCTGCGCCCGGCTGCGTGAACTCACGGACCTGCCGCTCAGCACCGCCCCCGACCTGGTCGAAGCCACGTGGGACGTCGGCGCGTTCGTCCAGCTCTCCGGCGTGCTCAAGCGCGTCGCGGTCAAGCTCTCCAAGATCTGCAACGACCTGCGACTGCTCTCCTCGGGGCCGCGCACCGGCCTCGGCGAGATCTGCCTGCCGGCGGTGCAGGCGGGATCCAGCATCATGCCCGGCAAGGTCAACCCGGTCGTCCCCGAGGCGGTCAACCAGGTCGCCTTCCGCGTCATCGGCCACGACGTCACGGTCACGCTGGCCGCCGAGGCAGGCCAGCTCCAGCTCAACGCCTTCGAACCGGTCATCGCGCACAGCCTGCTGGACTCGCTCGCCCTGCTCACCAGCGCCTGCTGGACGCTGACCGAGCGCTGCGTCACCGGAATCACCGCGGACCAGGAGCGGCTGCGGGGCTATGTCGACCACTCGATCGGCACGGTGACCGCGCTCAACCCGTTCATCGGCTACACCGCCGCCACCGAGGTCGCGGCCGAGGCCCTCGCCACCGGCCGCAGCGTCCGCGCCCTGGTCCTGGAACGCGGCCTGCTCACGCAGGAACAACTGGACCGGCTGCTGCGCCCGGAGAACCTCACCGCTCCATCACACCGACCGTGA
- a CDS encoding tetratricopeptide repeat protein, with protein MDDVPGAHVDLSARALALADRAVVLTESGEVSAAVAPARQAVEAFRELVASGREEFQANLAAALLNLGGCLQRAGDRQAAFAVQEEAVSRYRALADADPVSFEPSLVAALMNLAVGTSAVGLVAEALVPARDAVEVSRRLAAADFGRRGAQLGTALSNLAKLTAAAGLPSEAADAAEESTRLWRVLTDADPQAHRRSLGVALVNLGGMRADIGQQQAAADAAREAVEVCRTAAEDDPGACLPHLAGALGNLANSLIERGRTQEALAAAREAADILRSLVVEHPAAYQPDFLKALRILSTSYARAGQYEAATVPAREAAEVARSLVPVDAATYLPAWGAALDVLAARLADAGRGADAVSAARQAVEARRRLAGTDPVLQLPRLATSLESLSSLLTGAGDLGAADEAAREAAEIRRRPAVPAPAPANATAAFVPLPLPDLLATWMGLASWSESERYFTAYRDRFESEEVDGLLKEFAGKDFQTAAVHLALWYLALADGTAEAFGYVRDPQALRLRVERALAQADAPALRHTAWLELFVRGDLWLGSVHLWISTTLAGTGEADPPLDQLRPSAEDLSRALADLAVLVRHHPRLAALIEPIRASLPG; from the coding sequence GTGGACGACGTTCCGGGGGCACACGTGGACCTGTCCGCTCGAGCCCTGGCGCTGGCCGACCGCGCCGTGGTGCTGACGGAATCCGGGGAGGTCAGCGCGGCGGTCGCGCCTGCGCGGCAGGCGGTGGAGGCGTTCCGGGAGCTCGTCGCGAGCGGCCGTGAAGAGTTCCAGGCGAACCTTGCCGCGGCGCTGCTGAATCTCGGCGGGTGTCTGCAGCGAGCAGGGGACCGGCAGGCGGCGTTCGCTGTCCAGGAAGAGGCCGTGTCACGGTACCGGGCGCTGGCCGACGCCGACCCGGTCTCGTTCGAGCCGTCGTTGGTGGCGGCTTTGATGAATCTGGCCGTGGGGACCTCTGCCGTCGGGCTGGTCGCCGAGGCGCTCGTGCCGGCCCGGGATGCGGTCGAGGTGAGCCGTCGGCTCGCCGCAGCCGACTTCGGCCGGCGCGGGGCACAGCTGGGGACCGCCCTGTCCAACCTGGCCAAGCTGACGGCCGCGGCGGGCCTGCCGTCCGAGGCAGCCGACGCGGCCGAGGAGTCCACCCGGCTGTGGCGAGTACTGACCGACGCCGACCCGCAGGCGCACCGGCGATCGCTCGGGGTCGCCCTGGTCAACCTGGGCGGGATGCGCGCGGACATCGGACAGCAGCAGGCTGCCGCCGACGCGGCCCGTGAGGCCGTCGAGGTGTGCCGGACGGCGGCCGAGGACGATCCCGGCGCCTGCCTGCCCCATCTTGCCGGTGCCCTCGGGAACCTGGCCAACAGCCTCATCGAGAGGGGCCGGACCCAGGAAGCGCTCGCCGCCGCACGGGAGGCCGCCGACATCCTGCGATCGCTGGTCGTCGAGCACCCTGCGGCGTATCAGCCGGATTTCCTCAAGGCGCTGCGGATCCTGTCCACCTCGTACGCGCGAGCGGGACAGTACGAGGCGGCTACGGTCCCGGCGCGGGAGGCGGCCGAGGTGGCGCGGAGCCTTGTCCCGGTCGACGCGGCGACCTACCTGCCCGCCTGGGGTGCGGCGTTGGACGTCCTCGCCGCGCGCCTGGCCGATGCGGGACGCGGCGCGGACGCCGTGTCCGCCGCCCGGCAAGCCGTCGAGGCGCGGCGGAGGCTGGCCGGGACCGATCCCGTGCTGCAGCTGCCTCGTCTGGCGACGTCGCTGGAGAGTCTGTCGAGTCTTCTGACCGGGGCCGGTGACCTGGGGGCCGCCGACGAGGCAGCCCGGGAGGCCGCCGAGATCCGACGCCGCCCCGCCGTGCCCGCGCCCGCGCCCGCGAACGCCACCGCCGCCTTCGTTCCGCTGCCACTCCCGGACCTTCTGGCCACATGGATGGGTCTGGCTTCGTGGAGCGAGTCGGAGCGCTATTTCACGGCCTATCGTGACCGCTTCGAGAGCGAGGAAGTGGACGGGCTGCTGAAGGAGTTCGCGGGGAAGGACTTCCAGACGGCCGCCGTCCATCTGGCGTTGTGGTACTTGGCGCTCGCCGACGGCACGGCCGAGGCCTTCGGCTACGTGCGTGATCCCCAGGCCTTACGCCTGCGCGTGGAAAGGGCACTGGCACAGGCGGACGCCCCGGCGCTTCGGCATACCGCGTGGCTGGAGCTCTTCGTCCGAGGGGACCTCTGGCTCGGATCGGTCCACTTGTGGATCTCGACGACACTCGCCGGGACCGGGGAGGCGGACCCGCCCCTCGACCAGCTCCGGCCGAGCGCCGAGGACCTCAGCCGGGCGCTGGCCGACCTGGCCGTGCTGGTCCGTCATCACCCCCGACTCGCCGCGCTGATCGAGCCGATCCGGGCGTCTCTTCCTGGCTGA
- a CDS encoding APC family permease — MFATPATDGQVSAERSDSVPNLHRSLGRFDIMALGVAAVISADVIGQIATGGGEAVTWTVVLALFFLVPYALLFAETGAAFPQEGGPYVWVRLAFGRTAAALTTLLYWVTNPVWLGGSLVFAAAQAWDGHVTRLGSGTAADYVFKLAFIWISILTAVVSLRRGKWITTIGAIAKVAVMLTVTLTAVGYGFQHGFKGFTSTGFAPTTGGFLALVPILLFAYVGFEAPNAAGEEMRNPRRDVPVSIGVSGGVAACCYLLPVFAILAVVPAGQITGVAGFLDAASLVFGSYGGAGHALLTATSVLFVFVLMTQGSAWMIVSDRMQAMAAADGGFFSRALGAFHPRLGTPVRMNLVSGFTATAFMLAATLLVNGSTAAVFKVVLTVAVTTLLLSYFAVVPALGVLRRTRPEVERPYRVPFGAWGFRISLGLVYAWIVLGSWVALFPGVLERVLGVSYDFNGDWGVSRTVFETFTLGTVAVLLAVGVLGRVVAARLDRRAGVES, encoded by the coding sequence GTGTTTGCCACCCCCGCAACGGACGGCCAGGTGTCCGCCGAGAGATCGGACTCCGTGCCGAACCTGCACCGCAGCCTCGGCCGTTTCGACATCATGGCCCTCGGCGTCGCCGCCGTGATCTCCGCCGACGTGATCGGCCAGATCGCCACCGGCGGCGGCGAGGCGGTCACCTGGACCGTCGTCCTCGCGCTGTTCTTCCTCGTCCCCTACGCCCTGCTGTTCGCCGAGACCGGTGCCGCGTTCCCGCAGGAGGGCGGACCCTACGTCTGGGTCAGGCTCGCCTTCGGACGGACCGCGGCCGCGCTGACGACGCTGCTCTACTGGGTCACCAACCCGGTCTGGCTGGGCGGTTCGCTGGTCTTCGCGGCCGCGCAGGCCTGGGACGGACACGTCACCCGGCTGGGCAGCGGCACCGCCGCCGACTACGTGTTCAAGCTCGCCTTCATCTGGATCTCCATCCTGACCGCCGTCGTGTCGCTGCGCCGCGGCAAATGGATCACGACCATCGGCGCGATCGCCAAGGTCGCCGTCATGCTGACGGTCACCCTCACCGCCGTCGGCTACGGCTTCCAGCACGGCTTCAAGGGCTTCACCAGCACCGGCTTCGCGCCCACCACGGGCGGCTTCCTCGCGCTCGTCCCGATCCTGCTCTTCGCCTACGTGGGCTTCGAGGCCCCGAACGCCGCCGGTGAGGAGATGCGCAACCCCCGGCGGGACGTCCCCGTCTCGATCGGCGTCTCCGGCGGCGTCGCCGCCTGCTGCTACCTGCTGCCGGTCTTCGCGATCCTGGCCGTGGTCCCGGCCGGGCAGATCACCGGCGTCGCCGGATTCCTCGACGCGGCCTCCCTGGTCTTCGGCAGCTACGGCGGCGCCGGCCATGCGCTGCTCACCGCGACCAGCGTGCTGTTCGTCTTCGTGCTGATGACCCAGGGCAGCGCCTGGATGATCGTCAGCGACCGGATGCAGGCCATGGCCGCCGCCGACGGCGGATTCTTCAGCCGGGCGCTGGGCGCGTTCCACCCGCGGCTGGGCACCCCCGTCCGGATGAACCTGGTCTCCGGCTTCACCGCGACGGCCTTCATGCTGGCGGCGACGCTGCTGGTGAACGGCAGCACGGCGGCGGTCTTCAAGGTGGTGCTCACCGTGGCCGTCACGACGCTGCTGCTGTCCTACTTCGCCGTCGTCCCTGCGCTGGGCGTGCTGCGCAGGACCCGTCCGGAGGTCGAGCGCCCGTACCGGGTGCCGTTCGGGGCCTGGGGCTTCCGGATCAGCCTCGGCCTGGTCTACGCCTGGATCGTGCTCGGATCCTGGGTCGCCCTCTTCCCCGGCGTGCTGGAGCGGGTCCTGGGCGTCTCCTACGACTTCAACGGCGACTGGGGCGTCTCCCGCACCGTCTTCGAGACCTTCACCCTCGGCACGGTGGCCGTGCTGCTCGCCGTCGGCGTGCTCGGCCGCGTCGTGGCCGCGCGCCTCGACCGCCGCGCGGGGGTGGAGTCGTGA
- a CDS encoding aminotransferase family protein yields the protein MSRTPLTPEQLRDADRARIIHPYLPGSVSERVVMTGGSGCRLTDADGRSYLDATGGLWLAQIGHGREEVARAAYEQMSKLEYFTSFWEFSNDRAIELATRLTSIAPDGLGHVYFTSGGSEGNEAAIKMARYYHHRRGESSRTWILARDKAYHGIGYGGGSATGFPVYHEGFAPMMPHVSHLTPPWPYRSELYGGQARTPEEVTDFLIAELEQRIAEIGPGNIAAMIGEPIMGVGGMLVPPADYWPRVREVLDRHGILLILDEVVTAYGRVGKWFAAQHFGITPDIIVTAKGITSGYIPLGALLVGDHVAEQLLADFGFPMGYTYNGHPVAAAVALENLDIIEREGLLARATEIGGHLHRELEAQLGDLPVVGEIRSVGMMLAVELVADRATRAPLPMLQPLLPDVIRRETGVIVRDCAHSLVLSPPLIMTETEAKETVTAMRQVLERVRPDGGLRG from the coding sequence ATGAGCCGCACCCCATTGACCCCCGAGCAGCTGCGCGACGCGGACCGGGCCCGGATCATCCACCCGTACCTGCCCGGTTCCGTCTCCGAGCGCGTCGTGATGACCGGCGGCTCCGGCTGCCGCCTCACCGACGCGGACGGCCGCTCCTACCTGGACGCCACCGGCGGCCTCTGGCTCGCGCAGATCGGCCACGGCCGCGAGGAGGTGGCCCGCGCCGCCTACGAGCAGATGTCGAAGCTGGAGTACTTCACCAGTTTCTGGGAGTTCTCGAACGACCGCGCGATCGAGCTGGCCACCCGGCTGACCTCGATCGCGCCGGACGGGCTCGGCCACGTGTACTTCACCTCCGGCGGTTCGGAGGGCAACGAGGCCGCGATCAAGATGGCCCGCTACTACCACCACCGGCGCGGCGAGTCCTCCCGCACCTGGATCCTGGCCCGCGACAAGGCGTACCACGGCATCGGCTACGGGGGCGGGTCGGCGACCGGCTTCCCGGTCTACCACGAGGGCTTCGCCCCGATGATGCCGCACGTCTCCCACCTGACCCCGCCGTGGCCGTACCGCAGTGAGCTCTACGGGGGACAGGCTCGGACTCCGGAAGAGGTCACGGACTTCCTGATCGCCGAGCTGGAGCAGCGGATCGCCGAGATCGGCCCCGGCAACATCGCCGCGATGATCGGCGAACCGATCATGGGCGTCGGCGGCATGCTGGTCCCGCCGGCCGACTACTGGCCGCGGGTCCGCGAGGTGCTGGACCGCCACGGCATCCTGCTGATCCTCGACGAGGTCGTCACCGCCTACGGCCGGGTCGGAAAGTGGTTCGCCGCCCAGCACTTCGGCATCACGCCGGACATCATCGTCACCGCCAAGGGCATCACCTCCGGCTACATCCCGCTGGGCGCGCTGCTCGTCGGCGACCACGTCGCCGAGCAGCTGCTCGCCGACTTCGGCTTCCCCATGGGCTACACCTACAACGGCCACCCGGTCGCCGCCGCCGTCGCCCTGGAGAACCTGGACATCATCGAGCGCGAGGGCCTGCTCGCCCGGGCCACCGAGATCGGCGGCCATCTGCACCGCGAGCTGGAGGCGCAGCTCGGCGACCTCCCCGTGGTCGGCGAGATCCGTTCCGTCGGGATGATGCTCGCCGTCGAACTGGTCGCCGACCGGGCGACCCGCGCGCCGCTGCCGATGCTGCAGCCGCTGCTGCCGGACGTGATCCGCCGCGAGACCGGTGTCATCGTGCGCGACTGCGCGCACAGCCTGGTCCTGTCGCCGCCGCTGATCATGACGGAGACCGAGGCGAAGGAGACGGTCACCGCCATGCGCCAGGTCCTGGAGCGCGTCCGGCCCGACGGCGGACTGCGCGGCTGA
- a CDS encoding caspase family protein, with translation MPEFTRGHAVVVGVGRDLPATVKDGEGIAAILRDPERCAYPPEQVTELLGPNATKAAIIRALRNLASTATTRSTSVIYFSGHGIRTGETHYLLPHDYDPKDLTHVAISDAELTGALAGLVSAQITLILDCCHPTELPIEDLGAKTVPMPPEARRFLTSGTGRALLASSRSDERSYVAKPYSHFTAALIEGFSGVGNAGRDAFVRVTDLAMYASEIVPRRTRGRQHPTLDYSGHNFALAYFAAGGSVSKGAPFAFEGGAEEPALKDPVVALVVDDVKRCLDVLGVPQADVAATMEWLVGSLGDDVPDAVAPDGLWPRPVREAVAGFRHDLVLFARPERLLETAWYVSTSKLSRMFRAHQHELGREGEDAGRFLLLHRYLADRRRLAFEPALRLLGRPLPEGDDTWLFFHGEFRLTPDARDAPMVTFHGAVGAGEVRMSVSRKYLDIDSHSFLVFERALLGDPITLSGFGSLAANTLQPVVLRIET, from the coding sequence GTGCCGGAGTTCACCCGGGGGCACGCCGTGGTCGTGGGCGTGGGGCGGGATCTGCCCGCCACGGTGAAGGACGGGGAAGGCATCGCAGCGATCCTGCGCGACCCCGAACGCTGCGCCTATCCGCCCGAGCAGGTGACCGAGCTACTCGGTCCGAACGCCACGAAGGCCGCGATCATCCGAGCGCTGCGGAATCTGGCGAGCACGGCGACCACTCGGTCCACCTCGGTGATCTATTTCTCGGGCCACGGCATCCGCACGGGCGAGACGCACTACCTGCTGCCCCACGACTACGACCCGAAAGACCTGACCCACGTCGCCATCAGCGACGCCGAGCTGACGGGCGCGCTGGCTGGACTGGTCAGCGCTCAGATCACGCTCATCCTCGACTGCTGCCACCCGACCGAGTTGCCGATCGAGGACCTCGGCGCGAAGACCGTCCCGATGCCTCCCGAGGCGCGTCGGTTCCTGACCTCGGGCACCGGACGGGCGTTGCTCGCGTCGTCGCGCAGCGACGAGCGCTCCTACGTCGCCAAGCCCTACAGCCATTTCACGGCCGCGCTGATCGAGGGCTTCTCGGGCGTCGGCAACGCGGGCAGGGACGCGTTCGTCAGGGTGACCGATCTGGCCATGTACGCGAGCGAGATCGTCCCGAGGAGGACGCGGGGCAGACAGCACCCGACTCTGGACTACAGCGGGCACAACTTCGCCCTCGCCTATTTCGCGGCCGGGGGGTCGGTCTCCAAGGGTGCGCCGTTCGCGTTCGAGGGGGGCGCAGAGGAACCTGCCCTGAAGGACCCTGTGGTGGCGCTCGTCGTCGACGACGTGAAGCGGTGTCTGGACGTCCTGGGCGTACCGCAGGCCGATGTCGCAGCGACCATGGAGTGGCTGGTGGGGTCGCTGGGCGACGATGTCCCTGACGCGGTCGCGCCGGACGGGCTCTGGCCACGGCCCGTGCGGGAGGCGGTGGCAGGGTTCCGGCACGACCTCGTCCTGTTCGCGCGCCCCGAACGGCTGCTCGAGACAGCCTGGTATGTGAGCACGTCGAAACTGAGCCGGATGTTCCGAGCGCATCAGCACGAGCTCGGTCGCGAGGGCGAGGACGCCGGCCGCTTCCTGCTTCTGCACCGGTACCTGGCCGACCGGCGGAGGTTGGCCTTCGAGCCGGCGTTGCGGTTGCTCGGCCGACCGCTACCCGAGGGTGATGACACCTGGCTGTTCTTTCACGGGGAGTTCCGCCTGACCCCTGACGCCCGCGACGCCCCGATGGTGACCTTTCATGGAGCCGTGGGAGCGGGCGAGGTTCGTATGAGCGTCTCCCGCAAGTACCTCGACATCGACTCCCACAGTTTTCTGGTCTTCGAGAGAGCTCTGCTGGGTGACCCGATCACGCTCTCCGGGTTCGGGTCGCTGGCGGCGAACACGCTTCAGCCGGTCGTCCTCAGAATCGAGACCTAG
- a CDS encoding RIO2 family protein produces the protein MRREHLVGAVTSGLRLGSFDEDVEAPGAQEWVLTAFLGEGAEGVAYLAVPLADPAAQPVVLKLFRDLPMFVMETLHHSLRVHEELYPDHPLRMSSDERLVLLTGEMLAEVDTPRLRVPLRLHAELRRRVVVMLALACGAAFLAQEPIGPVLASSGLDAVVDESIADHIEDQLDDELFVEDARPLLTYIVAGLRESAARPAASLFGNPLAVLLGLYAEDFISREELEHIAGTADFADRLRPQHSTAMLHLIRLFHAYLAQQLDDDAPWSEVSGRDPLDVAAVACRLVARCGTGPERELAAQWESRFREQNLAAAPRGARPRRVRPRRRPVARRLFGRGEFLRLSEVALDPAAYAWVSVGHTLASVHRSGFLHGDLSGANLFIDLLSGATTMLDPAPYDADRTIDPRRMATDFARVDLDISKAELTALLSGYTRTSRLIIDPAHPGFTDGLLDVLGGQVLSESRAATPVLTADQCDRFLGPLLAASGLTGTPSGRPADDRPADGPAALAVCALIVSGLDLRPALRAGGTPLGALGSPYVRMLLRRIYRLDDGGDGDDSAQVRRAPGVSAAAHHFLTVLAEQPGPRGPLEAEDQGPGLPRLALLNLLGGQGPARPDSLALLAAVTDVGDWLAIQADTGPAFDLSVRFAQLSLMALQRQEWPALERELRELTVIARHRRLSWFPDAFTAAPSDERHLPFLAYRLSRILLYTTMFRVDRADAVGVRYSDNLLWSANWRAFTLARRSVTDLLQAGADADEMSQRMLRTFTSQWADTAYAHLQAAVAIFGDRDQKVAILMDQVTELLTRLSARAPQPWENSGTFDFDVVVARSAAETAGLARSGDDPGTALSQEETPGSARSARRVGGDDGPARPGRPAPG, from the coding sequence ATGCGCAGGGAGCATCTGGTCGGTGCCGTCACCTCGGGGCTCAGGCTCGGCTCGTTCGACGAGGACGTCGAGGCGCCCGGCGCTCAGGAATGGGTACTGACCGCATTCCTCGGCGAGGGCGCCGAAGGCGTCGCCTACCTCGCCGTGCCGCTCGCGGACCCCGCCGCTCAGCCGGTGGTGTTGAAGCTCTTCAGGGATCTGCCCATGTTCGTCATGGAGACGCTGCACCACAGTCTGCGCGTTCATGAGGAGCTGTACCCCGACCACCCGCTGCGGATGAGCTCCGACGAACGCCTTGTGCTGCTGACCGGTGAGATGCTCGCGGAGGTCGACACCCCCCGGCTGAGGGTCCCGCTACGCCTGCACGCCGAACTGCGGCGAAGGGTCGTCGTCATGCTCGCCCTTGCGTGCGGTGCGGCGTTCCTGGCCCAGGAACCGATCGGGCCCGTCCTGGCCTCGTCCGGGCTGGACGCCGTGGTGGACGAGAGCATCGCCGACCACATCGAGGATCAACTGGACGACGAGCTCTTCGTGGAAGACGCCAGACCGCTGCTCACGTACATCGTCGCGGGACTGAGAGAGAGCGCCGCCCGGCCGGCCGCATCCCTGTTCGGCAATCCTCTCGCCGTGCTGCTGGGGCTGTACGCGGAGGACTTCATCAGCCGCGAGGAACTGGAGCACATCGCCGGGACCGCCGACTTCGCCGACCGGCTTCGACCGCAGCACTCCACCGCGATGCTGCACCTGATCCGGCTGTTCCACGCCTATCTCGCCCAACAGCTCGATGACGACGCGCCGTGGTCGGAGGTCAGTGGTCGTGATCCCCTCGACGTGGCCGCCGTGGCCTGCCGTCTGGTCGCCCGGTGCGGCACTGGTCCGGAGCGAGAACTGGCCGCGCAGTGGGAGAGTCGGTTTCGGGAGCAGAACCTCGCCGCGGCACCCAGGGGAGCGAGGCCCCGAAGGGTTCGTCCGCGCCGTCGGCCGGTCGCGCGGCGTCTCTTCGGCCGGGGCGAATTCCTGCGGCTCAGCGAGGTCGCACTGGATCCTGCCGCCTACGCCTGGGTCAGTGTCGGCCACACACTCGCCTCCGTTCACCGCTCTGGGTTCCTGCACGGGGACCTGAGCGGGGCGAACCTGTTCATCGACCTGTTGAGCGGGGCGACCACCATGCTGGACCCCGCACCGTACGACGCCGACAGGACGATCGATCCCCGGCGGATGGCCACGGACTTCGCACGCGTGGACCTGGACATCTCGAAGGCCGAACTCACCGCGCTGCTGTCCGGATACACCAGGACCAGCCGGCTCATCATCGACCCGGCTCATCCCGGTTTCACCGACGGCCTGCTCGACGTGCTGGGTGGACAGGTGCTCTCCGAATCGAGAGCGGCCACCCCCGTGCTGACCGCTGATCAGTGCGACCGCTTTCTCGGCCCTCTCCTGGCCGCCTCGGGTCTGACCGGAACCCCTTCCGGCCGGCCCGCAGATGACCGGCCGGCTGACGGACCGGCGGCCTTGGCGGTCTGCGCGCTCATCGTCTCCGGTCTGGACCTCCGCCCCGCTCTGCGAGCGGGAGGAACGCCCCTCGGGGCCCTGGGCAGCCCGTATGTCCGGATGCTGCTCCGACGCATCTACCGCCTCGACGACGGCGGTGACGGTGATGACAGCGCGCAGGTCCGCAGAGCTCCGGGCGTCTCTGCCGCCGCCCACCACTTTCTCACCGTGCTGGCCGAGCAGCCCGGTCCGCGGGGTCCGCTGGAGGCGGAGGACCAAGGCCCGGGCCTGCCCAGGCTTGCGCTGCTGAACCTCCTGGGCGGGCAGGGACCGGCCCGGCCGGACAGCCTGGCCCTCCTGGCCGCTGTCACCGACGTCGGCGACTGGCTCGCGATCCAGGCGGACACCGGACCTGCCTTCGACCTGTCGGTACGGTTCGCGCAGCTGTCGCTGATGGCACTGCAGCGTCAGGAATGGCCTGCGCTGGAGCGAGAGCTCCGGGAGCTGACCGTGATCGCACGGCATCGCCGGCTGAGCTGGTTCCCCGACGCGTTCACCGCCGCCCCGTCGGACGAACGCCACCTGCCGTTCCTCGCCTACCGGCTGTCGCGGATCCTGCTGTACACGACCATGTTCCGCGTGGATCGAGCCGATGCCGTCGGTGTGCGGTACTCCGACAACCTTCTCTGGTCGGCGAACTGGCGGGCCTTCACCTTGGCACGGCGTTCGGTGACCGACTTGCTGCAGGCCGGTGCCGACGCGGACGAGATGTCACAGCGGATGCTGAGGACCTTCACCTCGCAGTGGGCGGACACCGCCTACGCCCATCTCCAGGCGGCCGTCGCGATCTTCGGGGACCGCGATCAGAAGGTGGCGATACTCATGGACCAGGTCACAGAACTGCTCACCAGGCTCTCCGCGCGCGCACCGCAACCCTGGGAGAACTCCGGGACCTTCGACTTCGACGTGGTGGTGGCACGCTCGGCGGCGGAGACGGCCGGCCTCGCACGATCCGGCGACGACCCCGGGACGGCGCTCAGCCAGGAAGAGACGCCCGGATCGGCTCGATCAGCGCGGCGAGTCGGGGGTGATGACGGACCAGCACGGCCAGGTCGGCCAGCGCCCGGCTGA